From Salvia splendens isolate huo1 chromosome 3, SspV2, whole genome shotgun sequence, a single genomic window includes:
- the LOC121794461 gene encoding putative GTP diphosphokinase RSH1, chloroplastic isoform X2 produces the protein MMSPSSMSVSIECVNICKLWKGDVAGRFDCSMLSCASKAPRVLTGFLASTAHSPQACGRIVSRSSIRCRCEVHNWGECCLYETSNLASLQKLEIASTSVRNKWKLYCSPSSSSECYNVSPDSLWEGLKPGISYLSPKELDLVRKALNLAFEAHDGQRRRSGEPFIIHPVAVAQILGELELDWESIAAGLLHDTVEDTNVVTFESIEKEFGAAVRHIVEGETKVSKLGKLKSKNENHSVQDVKADDLRQMFLAMTEEVRVIIVKLADRLHNMRTLAHMPPHKQSSIAMETLQVFAPLAKLLGIYQIKTELENLAFMYTNPEDYPKVKRRVAELYREHEKDLKEANQILMKRIEDDQFLDLLTVKTEVQPVCKEPYSIYKAVLKSKSSINEVNQIAQLRIIIKPKPCAGVGPLCNAQQICYHVLGLVHGIWTPIPRAMKDYIATPKPNGYQSLHTTVIPFLYESMFRLEVQIRTEEMDLIAERGIAAHYSGKVFVNGLVGHAMPSGRTSRGKTVGLNNANIALRISWLNAIREWQEEFVGNMSSREFVDTVTRDLLGSRVFVFTPRGEIKNLPKGATVIDYAYMIHTEIGNKMVAAKVNGNLVSPTHMLVNAEVVEIITYNFQGLSNKSAFQRHKQWLQYAKTRSARHKIMKFLREQAALSATEITADSVEEFVAESEEESKEEPAVNYSGGPKHTWQKLLRNVMQIASSKANSEDIFQFDKGNIQIPTVNGKHNKNMQHVSLKAKGEVLSQGNGVAKMIRANIPLYREVLPGLEVWQASKIMSWHNLEGNSIQWLSIVCIDRKGMMADVTSALAAVGITICSCAAEIDRRKGMGVMLFQVEASLDDLSNACSKVDLILGVLGWSTGCSWLSSSENCQFLEC, from the exons ATGATGTCGCCTTCGTCAATGTCAG TTTCTATCGAATGTGTGAATATATGCAAGTTGTGGAAGGGGGACGTGGCTGGAAGATTTGATTGCAGCATGCTATCGTGTGCTTCTAAAGCTCCCAGGGTGCTGACTGGATTTCTTGCAAGCACTGCACATTCTCCTCAGGCGTGTGGCAGAATTGTGAGCAGAAGTAGTATCCGATGT AGATGCGAAGTTCATAATTGGGGAGAATGTTGCTTGTATGAGACCTCCAATCTTGCCAGTTTGCAGAAACTTGAGATAGCAAGTACTTCTGTTCGCAACAAATGGAAGTTATAttgttctccttcttcttcttcagaaTGTTACAATGTTTCTCCAGACAGCTTATGGGAG GGTCTTAAACCTGGCATCTCATATCTATCCCCAAAGGAATTGGATTTGGTTCGCAAGGCCTTGAAT TTGGCTTTTGAGGCACATGATGGTCAAAGAAGGCGCAGTGGGGAACCCTTTATTATACACCCAGTCGCAGTTGCTCAAATTCTGGGTGAACTA GAACTGGATTGGGAGTCTATTGCGGCTGGACTTTTGCATGATACAGTGGAAGACACAAATGTCGTTACTTTTGAAAGTATAGAGAAAGAATTTGGAGCAGCTGTTCGTCACATTGTGGAAGGGGAAACAAAG GTATCTAAACTTGGGAAACTCAAGTCAAAGAATGAGAATCATTCTGTTCAAGATGTGAAAGCAGATGATCTCCGTCAGATGTTTCTGGCCATGACTGAAGAG GTCCGTGTTATAATTGTCAAATTGGCTGACAGATTGCACAACATGCGGACTCTTGCACATATGCCTCCACATAAGCAG TCCAGTATTGCTATGGAAACGCTGCAGGTTTTTGCTCCTCTGGCAAAACTGCTTGGAATTTACCAGATAAAG ACCGAACTTGAAAATCTGGCATTTATGTACACAAACCCTGAAGATTATCCAAAGGTCAAGAGAAGAGTTGCAGAACTTTATCGAGAACACGAAAAAGATCTCAAAGAG GCAAACCAAATTTTGATGAAAAGGATTGAAGACGATCAATTCTTAGATCTTCTCACTGTGAAAACTGAGGTTCAGCCTGTGTGCAAGGAACCTTACAG CATTTATAAGGCCGTTCTTAAATCTAAAAGCTCAATAAATGAAGTTAATCAGATCGCTCAG CTTCgaattattataaaaccaaaGCCGTGCGCGGGAGTTGGGCCCTTGTGTAATGCACAACAG ATATGCTACCATGTGCTTGGACTCGTCCATGGAATTTGGACACCTATCCCTCGAGCT ATGAAGGATTATATTGCCACCCCGAAGCCTAATGGCTATCAGAGTCTTCATACTACAGTGATTCCCTTTCTTTATGAAAGCATGTTCAGACTGGAAGTTCAG ATTAGGACGGAAGAGATGGATTTGATTGCTGAAAGAGGCATCGCTGCGCATTATAGTGGCAAAGTTTTTGTGAATGGGCTGGTTGGACATGCTATGCCAAGTGGCAGAACGTCCAGAGGGAAAACAGTTGGCCTTAACAATGCTAATATTGCTCTCAGG ATAAGCTGGCTAAATGCAATCCGGGAGTGGCAGGaggaatttgttggaaatatgAGCTCTAGGGAATTTGTTGACACAGTCACCAGGGATCTTCTTGGTAGTCGCGTCTTTGTATTTACACCCAGGGGAGAG ATTAAGAATCTGCCTAAAGGGGCAACAGTAATTGATTATGCGTATATGATCCACACTGAAATTGGAAACAAAATGGTTGCTGCAAAG GTTAATGGCAATCTTGTCTCCCCAACACATATGCTTGTGAACGCTGAAGTAGTCGAGATTATAACATATAAT TTTCAGGGGCTCTCAAATAAATCTGCCTTTCAGCGACACAAGCAGTGGCTCCAATACGCAAAAACACGAAGTGCTCGACACAAGATTATGAAA TTTCTGAGAGAGCAGGCTGCACTATCAGCAACTGAAATAACTGCTGATTCTGTGGAGGAATTTGTTGCTGAATCTGAAGAGGAAAGCAAAGAGGAACCAGCTGTAAATTACTCTGGGGGGCCTAAGCATACATGGCAGAAATTATTGAGGAATGTCATGCAAATTGCATCCTCAAAAGCAAATAGTGaagatatattccaatttgaCAAGGGGAACATTCAGATTCCAACTGTTAACGGGAAGCACAACAAGAATATGCAGCACGTGAGTTTGAAGGCAAAGGGAGAAGTGCTATCTCAGGGAAATGGTGTTGCAAAGATGATTCGTGCCAATATTCCTCTGTACAGAGAAGTGTTACCGGGACTTGAGGTGTGGCAAGCCAGCAAGATTATGTCTTGGCACAACCTCGAGGGTAACTCTATCCAGTGGCTGTCCATAGTCTGCATAGACCGTAAAG GGATGATGGCAGATGTCACATCAGCACTTGCAGCTGTAGGAATTACCATATGTTCTTGTGCT GCTGAAATTGATAGAAGGAAGGGAATGGGTGTCATGTTGTTTCAGGTCGAAGCAAGCTTGGACGATTTG TCCAATGCTTGCTCGAAGGTGGATCTGATACTCGGTGTTTTGGGGTGGTCAACCGGCTGCAGCTGGCTGAGCTCATCAGAGAATTGTCAGTTTCTAGAGTGTTAA
- the LOC121794461 gene encoding putative GTP diphosphokinase RSH1, chloroplastic isoform X1, which translates to MMSPSSMSVSIECVNICKLWKGDVAGRFDCSMLSCASKAPRVLTGFLASTAHSPQACGRIVSRSSIRCRCEVHNWGECCLYETSNLASLQKLEIASTSVRNKWKLYCSPSSSSECYNVSPDSLWEGLKPGISYLSPKELDLVRKALNLAFEAHDGQRRRSGEPFIIHPVAVAQILGELELDWESIAAGLLHDTVEDTNVVTFESIEKEFGAAVRHIVEGETKVSKLGKLKSKNENHSVQDVKADDLRQMFLAMTEEVRVIIVKLADRLHNMRTLAHMPPHKQSSIAMETLQVFAPLAKLLGIYQIKTELENLAFMYTNPEDYPKVKRRVAELYREHEKDLKEANQILMKRIEDDQFLDLLTVKTEVQPVCKEPYSIYKAVLKSKSSINEVNQIAQLRIIIKPKPCAGVGPLCNAQQICYHVLGLVHGIWTPIPRAMKDYIATPKPNGYQSLHTTVIPFLYESMFRLEVQIRTEEMDLIAERGIAAHYSGKVFVNGLVGHAMPSGRTSRGKTVGLNNANIALRISWLNAIREWQEEFVGNMSSREFVDTVTRDLLGSRVFVFTPRGEIKNLPKGATVIDYAYMIHTEIGNKMVAAKVNGNLVSPTHMLVNAEVVEIITYNFQGLSNKSAFQRHKQWLQYAKTRSARHKIMKQFLREQAALSATEITADSVEEFVAESEEESKEEPAVNYSGGPKHTWQKLLRNVMQIASSKANSEDIFQFDKGNIQIPTVNGKHNKNMQHVSLKAKGEVLSQGNGVAKMIRANIPLYREVLPGLEVWQASKIMSWHNLEGNSIQWLSIVCIDRKGMMADVTSALAAVGITICSCAAEIDRRKGMGVMLFQVEASLDDLSNACSKVDLILGVLGWSTGCSWLSSSENCQFLEC; encoded by the exons ATGATGTCGCCTTCGTCAATGTCAG TTTCTATCGAATGTGTGAATATATGCAAGTTGTGGAAGGGGGACGTGGCTGGAAGATTTGATTGCAGCATGCTATCGTGTGCTTCTAAAGCTCCCAGGGTGCTGACTGGATTTCTTGCAAGCACTGCACATTCTCCTCAGGCGTGTGGCAGAATTGTGAGCAGAAGTAGTATCCGATGT AGATGCGAAGTTCATAATTGGGGAGAATGTTGCTTGTATGAGACCTCCAATCTTGCCAGTTTGCAGAAACTTGAGATAGCAAGTACTTCTGTTCGCAACAAATGGAAGTTATAttgttctccttcttcttcttcagaaTGTTACAATGTTTCTCCAGACAGCTTATGGGAG GGTCTTAAACCTGGCATCTCATATCTATCCCCAAAGGAATTGGATTTGGTTCGCAAGGCCTTGAAT TTGGCTTTTGAGGCACATGATGGTCAAAGAAGGCGCAGTGGGGAACCCTTTATTATACACCCAGTCGCAGTTGCTCAAATTCTGGGTGAACTA GAACTGGATTGGGAGTCTATTGCGGCTGGACTTTTGCATGATACAGTGGAAGACACAAATGTCGTTACTTTTGAAAGTATAGAGAAAGAATTTGGAGCAGCTGTTCGTCACATTGTGGAAGGGGAAACAAAG GTATCTAAACTTGGGAAACTCAAGTCAAAGAATGAGAATCATTCTGTTCAAGATGTGAAAGCAGATGATCTCCGTCAGATGTTTCTGGCCATGACTGAAGAG GTCCGTGTTATAATTGTCAAATTGGCTGACAGATTGCACAACATGCGGACTCTTGCACATATGCCTCCACATAAGCAG TCCAGTATTGCTATGGAAACGCTGCAGGTTTTTGCTCCTCTGGCAAAACTGCTTGGAATTTACCAGATAAAG ACCGAACTTGAAAATCTGGCATTTATGTACACAAACCCTGAAGATTATCCAAAGGTCAAGAGAAGAGTTGCAGAACTTTATCGAGAACACGAAAAAGATCTCAAAGAG GCAAACCAAATTTTGATGAAAAGGATTGAAGACGATCAATTCTTAGATCTTCTCACTGTGAAAACTGAGGTTCAGCCTGTGTGCAAGGAACCTTACAG CATTTATAAGGCCGTTCTTAAATCTAAAAGCTCAATAAATGAAGTTAATCAGATCGCTCAG CTTCgaattattataaaaccaaaGCCGTGCGCGGGAGTTGGGCCCTTGTGTAATGCACAACAG ATATGCTACCATGTGCTTGGACTCGTCCATGGAATTTGGACACCTATCCCTCGAGCT ATGAAGGATTATATTGCCACCCCGAAGCCTAATGGCTATCAGAGTCTTCATACTACAGTGATTCCCTTTCTTTATGAAAGCATGTTCAGACTGGAAGTTCAG ATTAGGACGGAAGAGATGGATTTGATTGCTGAAAGAGGCATCGCTGCGCATTATAGTGGCAAAGTTTTTGTGAATGGGCTGGTTGGACATGCTATGCCAAGTGGCAGAACGTCCAGAGGGAAAACAGTTGGCCTTAACAATGCTAATATTGCTCTCAGG ATAAGCTGGCTAAATGCAATCCGGGAGTGGCAGGaggaatttgttggaaatatgAGCTCTAGGGAATTTGTTGACACAGTCACCAGGGATCTTCTTGGTAGTCGCGTCTTTGTATTTACACCCAGGGGAGAG ATTAAGAATCTGCCTAAAGGGGCAACAGTAATTGATTATGCGTATATGATCCACACTGAAATTGGAAACAAAATGGTTGCTGCAAAG GTTAATGGCAATCTTGTCTCCCCAACACATATGCTTGTGAACGCTGAAGTAGTCGAGATTATAACATATAAT TTTCAGGGGCTCTCAAATAAATCTGCCTTTCAGCGACACAAGCAGTGGCTCCAATACGCAAAAACACGAAGTGCTCGACACAAGATTATGAAA CAGTTTCTGAGAGAGCAGGCTGCACTATCAGCAACTGAAATAACTGCTGATTCTGTGGAGGAATTTGTTGCTGAATCTGAAGAGGAAAGCAAAGAGGAACCAGCTGTAAATTACTCTGGGGGGCCTAAGCATACATGGCAGAAATTATTGAGGAATGTCATGCAAATTGCATCCTCAAAAGCAAATAGTGaagatatattccaatttgaCAAGGGGAACATTCAGATTCCAACTGTTAACGGGAAGCACAACAAGAATATGCAGCACGTGAGTTTGAAGGCAAAGGGAGAAGTGCTATCTCAGGGAAATGGTGTTGCAAAGATGATTCGTGCCAATATTCCTCTGTACAGAGAAGTGTTACCGGGACTTGAGGTGTGGCAAGCCAGCAAGATTATGTCTTGGCACAACCTCGAGGGTAACTCTATCCAGTGGCTGTCCATAGTCTGCATAGACCGTAAAG GGATGATGGCAGATGTCACATCAGCACTTGCAGCTGTAGGAATTACCATATGTTCTTGTGCT GCTGAAATTGATAGAAGGAAGGGAATGGGTGTCATGTTGTTTCAGGTCGAAGCAAGCTTGGACGATTTG TCCAATGCTTGCTCGAAGGTGGATCTGATACTCGGTGTTTTGGGGTGGTCAACCGGCTGCAGCTGGCTGAGCTCATCAGAGAATTGTCAGTTTCTAGAGTGTTAA
- the LOC121794461 gene encoding putative GTP diphosphokinase RSH1, chloroplastic isoform X3 — protein MMSPSSMSVSIECVNICKLWKGDVAGRFDCSMLSCASKAPRVLTGFLASTAHSPQACGRIVSRSSIRCRCEVHNWGECCLYETSNLASLQKLEIASTSVRNKWKLYCSPSSSSECYNVSPDSLWEGLKPGISYLSPKELDLVRKALNLAFEAHDGQRRRSGEPFIIHPVAVAQILGELELDWESIAAGLLHDTVEDTNVVTFESIEKEFGAAVRHIVEGETKVSKLGKLKSKNENHSVQDVKADDLRQMFLAMTEEVRVIIVKLADRLHNMRTLAHMPPHKQSSIAMETLQVFAPLAKLLGIYQIKTELENLAFMYTNPEDYPKVKRRVAELYREHEKDLKEANQILMKRIEDDQFLDLLTVKTEVQPVCKEPYSIYKAVLKSKSSINEVNQIAQLRIIIKPKPCAGVGPLCNAQQICYHVLGLVHGIWTPIPRAMKDYIATPKPNGYQSLHTTVIPFLYESMFRLEVQIRTEEMDLIAERGIAAHYSGKVFVNGLVGHAMPSGRTSRGKTVGLNNANIALRISWLNAIREWQEEFVGNMSSREFVDTVTRDLLGSRVFVFTPRGEIKNLPKGATVIDYAYMIHTEIGNKMVAAKVNGNLVSPTHMLVNAEVVEIITYNGLSNKSAFQRHKQWLQYAKTRSARHKIMKQFLREQAALSATEITADSVEEFVAESEEESKEEPAVNYSGGPKHTWQKLLRNVMQIASSKANSEDIFQFDKGNIQIPTVNGKHNKNMQHVSLKAKGEVLSQGNGVAKMIRANIPLYREVLPGLEVWQASKIMSWHNLEGNSIQWLSIVCIDRKGMMADVTSALAAVGITICSCAAEIDRRKGMGVMLFQVEASLDDLSNACSKVDLILGVLGWSTGCSWLSSSENCQFLEC, from the exons ATGATGTCGCCTTCGTCAATGTCAG TTTCTATCGAATGTGTGAATATATGCAAGTTGTGGAAGGGGGACGTGGCTGGAAGATTTGATTGCAGCATGCTATCGTGTGCTTCTAAAGCTCCCAGGGTGCTGACTGGATTTCTTGCAAGCACTGCACATTCTCCTCAGGCGTGTGGCAGAATTGTGAGCAGAAGTAGTATCCGATGT AGATGCGAAGTTCATAATTGGGGAGAATGTTGCTTGTATGAGACCTCCAATCTTGCCAGTTTGCAGAAACTTGAGATAGCAAGTACTTCTGTTCGCAACAAATGGAAGTTATAttgttctccttcttcttcttcagaaTGTTACAATGTTTCTCCAGACAGCTTATGGGAG GGTCTTAAACCTGGCATCTCATATCTATCCCCAAAGGAATTGGATTTGGTTCGCAAGGCCTTGAAT TTGGCTTTTGAGGCACATGATGGTCAAAGAAGGCGCAGTGGGGAACCCTTTATTATACACCCAGTCGCAGTTGCTCAAATTCTGGGTGAACTA GAACTGGATTGGGAGTCTATTGCGGCTGGACTTTTGCATGATACAGTGGAAGACACAAATGTCGTTACTTTTGAAAGTATAGAGAAAGAATTTGGAGCAGCTGTTCGTCACATTGTGGAAGGGGAAACAAAG GTATCTAAACTTGGGAAACTCAAGTCAAAGAATGAGAATCATTCTGTTCAAGATGTGAAAGCAGATGATCTCCGTCAGATGTTTCTGGCCATGACTGAAGAG GTCCGTGTTATAATTGTCAAATTGGCTGACAGATTGCACAACATGCGGACTCTTGCACATATGCCTCCACATAAGCAG TCCAGTATTGCTATGGAAACGCTGCAGGTTTTTGCTCCTCTGGCAAAACTGCTTGGAATTTACCAGATAAAG ACCGAACTTGAAAATCTGGCATTTATGTACACAAACCCTGAAGATTATCCAAAGGTCAAGAGAAGAGTTGCAGAACTTTATCGAGAACACGAAAAAGATCTCAAAGAG GCAAACCAAATTTTGATGAAAAGGATTGAAGACGATCAATTCTTAGATCTTCTCACTGTGAAAACTGAGGTTCAGCCTGTGTGCAAGGAACCTTACAG CATTTATAAGGCCGTTCTTAAATCTAAAAGCTCAATAAATGAAGTTAATCAGATCGCTCAG CTTCgaattattataaaaccaaaGCCGTGCGCGGGAGTTGGGCCCTTGTGTAATGCACAACAG ATATGCTACCATGTGCTTGGACTCGTCCATGGAATTTGGACACCTATCCCTCGAGCT ATGAAGGATTATATTGCCACCCCGAAGCCTAATGGCTATCAGAGTCTTCATACTACAGTGATTCCCTTTCTTTATGAAAGCATGTTCAGACTGGAAGTTCAG ATTAGGACGGAAGAGATGGATTTGATTGCTGAAAGAGGCATCGCTGCGCATTATAGTGGCAAAGTTTTTGTGAATGGGCTGGTTGGACATGCTATGCCAAGTGGCAGAACGTCCAGAGGGAAAACAGTTGGCCTTAACAATGCTAATATTGCTCTCAGG ATAAGCTGGCTAAATGCAATCCGGGAGTGGCAGGaggaatttgttggaaatatgAGCTCTAGGGAATTTGTTGACACAGTCACCAGGGATCTTCTTGGTAGTCGCGTCTTTGTATTTACACCCAGGGGAGAG ATTAAGAATCTGCCTAAAGGGGCAACAGTAATTGATTATGCGTATATGATCCACACTGAAATTGGAAACAAAATGGTTGCTGCAAAG GTTAATGGCAATCTTGTCTCCCCAACACATATGCTTGTGAACGCTGAAGTAGTCGAGATTATAACATATAAT GGGCTCTCAAATAAATCTGCCTTTCAGCGACACAAGCAGTGGCTCCAATACGCAAAAACACGAAGTGCTCGACACAAGATTATGAAA CAGTTTCTGAGAGAGCAGGCTGCACTATCAGCAACTGAAATAACTGCTGATTCTGTGGAGGAATTTGTTGCTGAATCTGAAGAGGAAAGCAAAGAGGAACCAGCTGTAAATTACTCTGGGGGGCCTAAGCATACATGGCAGAAATTATTGAGGAATGTCATGCAAATTGCATCCTCAAAAGCAAATAGTGaagatatattccaatttgaCAAGGGGAACATTCAGATTCCAACTGTTAACGGGAAGCACAACAAGAATATGCAGCACGTGAGTTTGAAGGCAAAGGGAGAAGTGCTATCTCAGGGAAATGGTGTTGCAAAGATGATTCGTGCCAATATTCCTCTGTACAGAGAAGTGTTACCGGGACTTGAGGTGTGGCAAGCCAGCAAGATTATGTCTTGGCACAACCTCGAGGGTAACTCTATCCAGTGGCTGTCCATAGTCTGCATAGACCGTAAAG GGATGATGGCAGATGTCACATCAGCACTTGCAGCTGTAGGAATTACCATATGTTCTTGTGCT GCTGAAATTGATAGAAGGAAGGGAATGGGTGTCATGTTGTTTCAGGTCGAAGCAAGCTTGGACGATTTG TCCAATGCTTGCTCGAAGGTGGATCTGATACTCGGTGTTTTGGGGTGGTCAACCGGCTGCAGCTGGCTGAGCTCATCAGAGAATTGTCAGTTTCTAGAGTGTTAA
- the LOC121794461 gene encoding putative GTP diphosphokinase RSH1, chloroplastic isoform X4, with protein sequence MMSPSSMSVSIECVNICKLWKGDVAGRFDCSMLSCASKAPRVLTGFLASTAHSPQACGRIVSRSSIRCRCEVHNWGECCLYETSNLASLQKLEIASTSVRNKWKLYCSPSSSSECYNVSPDSLWEGLKPGISYLSPKELDLVRKALNLAFEAHDGQRRRSGEPFIIHPVAVAQILGELELDWESIAAGLLHDTVEDTNVVTFESIEKEFGAAVRHIVEGETKVSKLGKLKSKNENHSVQDVKADDLRQMFLAMTEEVRVIIVKLADRLHNMRTLAHMPPHKQSSIAMETLQVFAPLAKLLGIYQIKTELENLAFMYTNPEDYPKVKRRVAELYREHEKDLKEANQILMKRIEDDQFLDLLTVKTEVQPVCKEPYSIYKAVLKSKSSINEVNQIAQLRIIIKPKPCAGVGPLCNAQQICYHVLGLVHGIWTPIPRAMKDYIATPKPNGYQSLHTTVIPFLYESMFRLEVQIRTEEMDLIAERGIAAHYSGKVFVNGLVGHAMPSGRTSRGKTVGLNNANIALRISWLNAIREWQEEFVGNMSSREFVDTVTRDLLGSRVFVFTPRGEIKNLPKGATVIDYAYMIHTEIGNKMVAAKVNGNLVSPTHMLVNAEVVEIITYNGLSNKSAFQRHKQWLQYAKTRSARHKIMKFLREQAALSATEITADSVEEFVAESEEESKEEPAVNYSGGPKHTWQKLLRNVMQIASSKANSEDIFQFDKGNIQIPTVNGKHNKNMQHVSLKAKGEVLSQGNGVAKMIRANIPLYREVLPGLEVWQASKIMSWHNLEGNSIQWLSIVCIDRKGMMADVTSALAAVGITICSCAAEIDRRKGMGVMLFQVEASLDDLSNACSKVDLILGVLGWSTGCSWLSSSENCQFLEC encoded by the exons ATGATGTCGCCTTCGTCAATGTCAG TTTCTATCGAATGTGTGAATATATGCAAGTTGTGGAAGGGGGACGTGGCTGGAAGATTTGATTGCAGCATGCTATCGTGTGCTTCTAAAGCTCCCAGGGTGCTGACTGGATTTCTTGCAAGCACTGCACATTCTCCTCAGGCGTGTGGCAGAATTGTGAGCAGAAGTAGTATCCGATGT AGATGCGAAGTTCATAATTGGGGAGAATGTTGCTTGTATGAGACCTCCAATCTTGCCAGTTTGCAGAAACTTGAGATAGCAAGTACTTCTGTTCGCAACAAATGGAAGTTATAttgttctccttcttcttcttcagaaTGTTACAATGTTTCTCCAGACAGCTTATGGGAG GGTCTTAAACCTGGCATCTCATATCTATCCCCAAAGGAATTGGATTTGGTTCGCAAGGCCTTGAAT TTGGCTTTTGAGGCACATGATGGTCAAAGAAGGCGCAGTGGGGAACCCTTTATTATACACCCAGTCGCAGTTGCTCAAATTCTGGGTGAACTA GAACTGGATTGGGAGTCTATTGCGGCTGGACTTTTGCATGATACAGTGGAAGACACAAATGTCGTTACTTTTGAAAGTATAGAGAAAGAATTTGGAGCAGCTGTTCGTCACATTGTGGAAGGGGAAACAAAG GTATCTAAACTTGGGAAACTCAAGTCAAAGAATGAGAATCATTCTGTTCAAGATGTGAAAGCAGATGATCTCCGTCAGATGTTTCTGGCCATGACTGAAGAG GTCCGTGTTATAATTGTCAAATTGGCTGACAGATTGCACAACATGCGGACTCTTGCACATATGCCTCCACATAAGCAG TCCAGTATTGCTATGGAAACGCTGCAGGTTTTTGCTCCTCTGGCAAAACTGCTTGGAATTTACCAGATAAAG ACCGAACTTGAAAATCTGGCATTTATGTACACAAACCCTGAAGATTATCCAAAGGTCAAGAGAAGAGTTGCAGAACTTTATCGAGAACACGAAAAAGATCTCAAAGAG GCAAACCAAATTTTGATGAAAAGGATTGAAGACGATCAATTCTTAGATCTTCTCACTGTGAAAACTGAGGTTCAGCCTGTGTGCAAGGAACCTTACAG CATTTATAAGGCCGTTCTTAAATCTAAAAGCTCAATAAATGAAGTTAATCAGATCGCTCAG CTTCgaattattataaaaccaaaGCCGTGCGCGGGAGTTGGGCCCTTGTGTAATGCACAACAG ATATGCTACCATGTGCTTGGACTCGTCCATGGAATTTGGACACCTATCCCTCGAGCT ATGAAGGATTATATTGCCACCCCGAAGCCTAATGGCTATCAGAGTCTTCATACTACAGTGATTCCCTTTCTTTATGAAAGCATGTTCAGACTGGAAGTTCAG ATTAGGACGGAAGAGATGGATTTGATTGCTGAAAGAGGCATCGCTGCGCATTATAGTGGCAAAGTTTTTGTGAATGGGCTGGTTGGACATGCTATGCCAAGTGGCAGAACGTCCAGAGGGAAAACAGTTGGCCTTAACAATGCTAATATTGCTCTCAGG ATAAGCTGGCTAAATGCAATCCGGGAGTGGCAGGaggaatttgttggaaatatgAGCTCTAGGGAATTTGTTGACACAGTCACCAGGGATCTTCTTGGTAGTCGCGTCTTTGTATTTACACCCAGGGGAGAG ATTAAGAATCTGCCTAAAGGGGCAACAGTAATTGATTATGCGTATATGATCCACACTGAAATTGGAAACAAAATGGTTGCTGCAAAG GTTAATGGCAATCTTGTCTCCCCAACACATATGCTTGTGAACGCTGAAGTAGTCGAGATTATAACATATAAT GGGCTCTCAAATAAATCTGCCTTTCAGCGACACAAGCAGTGGCTCCAATACGCAAAAACACGAAGTGCTCGACACAAGATTATGAAA TTTCTGAGAGAGCAGGCTGCACTATCAGCAACTGAAATAACTGCTGATTCTGTGGAGGAATTTGTTGCTGAATCTGAAGAGGAAAGCAAAGAGGAACCAGCTGTAAATTACTCTGGGGGGCCTAAGCATACATGGCAGAAATTATTGAGGAATGTCATGCAAATTGCATCCTCAAAAGCAAATAGTGaagatatattccaatttgaCAAGGGGAACATTCAGATTCCAACTGTTAACGGGAAGCACAACAAGAATATGCAGCACGTGAGTTTGAAGGCAAAGGGAGAAGTGCTATCTCAGGGAAATGGTGTTGCAAAGATGATTCGTGCCAATATTCCTCTGTACAGAGAAGTGTTACCGGGACTTGAGGTGTGGCAAGCCAGCAAGATTATGTCTTGGCACAACCTCGAGGGTAACTCTATCCAGTGGCTGTCCATAGTCTGCATAGACCGTAAAG GGATGATGGCAGATGTCACATCAGCACTTGCAGCTGTAGGAATTACCATATGTTCTTGTGCT GCTGAAATTGATAGAAGGAAGGGAATGGGTGTCATGTTGTTTCAGGTCGAAGCAAGCTTGGACGATTTG TCCAATGCTTGCTCGAAGGTGGATCTGATACTCGGTGTTTTGGGGTGGTCAACCGGCTGCAGCTGGCTGAGCTCATCAGAGAATTGTCAGTTTCTAGAGTGTTAA